A window of the Pseudomonas furukawaii genome harbors these coding sequences:
- a CDS encoding ABC transporter ATP-binding protein, whose protein sequence is MSVYEKAPETGRIDGRRLSIRLGQGTDAFEAVQALDFAVEPGEFVCILGPSGCGKSTLLGALAGHLRPTGGNLLVDGAPVAGPSPERGMVFQHHTLLPWRSVLDNVAFGLKMQGIGKAERRRQAAEMLRLVGLQDFATRWPSQLSGGMQQRAEIARVLINRPRLLLMDEPFGALDAQTRTRMQELLLDIWTGFRTTVVFVTHDIDEALFLADRILVMSPRPGRFIEDLRLDFPRPRNASLLTSPGFVHLKRHCLELLRHEDGRELPRLTPLGLPTTEHPPLRIAL, encoded by the coding sequence ATGAGCGTCTATGAGAAAGCCCCCGAGACCGGCCGCATCGACGGCCGCCGACTGTCCATTCGTCTCGGCCAGGGCACGGATGCCTTCGAGGCGGTGCAGGCGCTGGATTTTGCCGTCGAGCCCGGCGAGTTCGTCTGCATCCTGGGGCCGTCCGGCTGCGGCAAGTCGACCCTGCTCGGCGCCCTGGCCGGTCATCTGCGGCCCACTGGCGGCAACCTGCTGGTGGATGGGGCGCCGGTCGCCGGCCCGTCGCCGGAGCGCGGCATGGTGTTCCAGCACCACACCCTGCTGCCCTGGCGCAGCGTGCTGGACAACGTCGCCTTCGGCCTGAAGATGCAGGGCATCGGCAAGGCCGAGCGCCGCCGCCAGGCCGCCGAGATGCTGCGCCTGGTCGGCCTGCAGGACTTCGCTACGCGCTGGCCCAGCCAGCTCTCCGGCGGCATGCAGCAGCGCGCCGAGATCGCCCGCGTGCTGATCAACCGGCCGCGCCTGCTGCTGATGGACGAGCCCTTCGGCGCCCTCGATGCGCAGACCCGCACGCGCATGCAGGAGCTGCTGCTGGATATCTGGACGGGCTTCCGTACCACCGTGGTGTTCGTCACCCACGATATCGACGAGGCGCTGTTCCTCGCCGACCGAATCCTGGTGATGAGCCCGCGTCCGGGCCGCTTCATCGAAGACCTGCGCCTGGACTTCCCGCGTCCGCGCAATGCCAGCCTGCTGACCAGCCCAGGCTTCGTCCACCTCAAGCGCCATTGTCTTGAGCTGCTGCGCCACGAGGACGGCCGCGAACTGCCGCGTCTCACGCCACTGGGCCTGCCCACCACCGAACACCCGCCACTGCGAATCGCCCTATGA
- a CDS encoding ABC transporter permease gives MTHFYRWPLRFASLAACLLFWQLAATTRLDLGLLTFTYVPTPSAVLGAAWQLLHSSQLLAHLTSSLGRVFAGYLSAAAIGVVLGLAIGRSKWAEASLLPPLEVLRPIPAVAWIPLAILMFPSSELSMVFITFTGALFPILLNTIHGVEGVDPRLIASARSLGAGRLAILREVILPGAAPSIVTGLAIGMGTSWFCLVTAEMISGQFGIGYYTWESYTIQNYPDILVGMLLIGLLGMASSGLVKRLGSLATPWYRSGAPR, from the coding sequence ATGACCCATTTCTACCGCTGGCCCCTGCGCTTCGCGTCGCTGGCCGCCTGCCTGCTGTTCTGGCAGCTGGCCGCCACCACGCGGCTGGACCTGGGCCTGCTCACCTTCACCTACGTGCCCACGCCCAGCGCCGTGCTCGGCGCTGCCTGGCAGTTGCTGCACTCCAGCCAGCTGCTGGCGCACCTCACCAGTAGCCTGGGCCGCGTGTTCGCCGGCTACCTCAGTGCCGCCGCGATCGGCGTGGTGCTGGGCCTGGCCATCGGCCGCTCGAAATGGGCCGAGGCCAGCCTGTTGCCGCCGCTGGAAGTACTGCGACCGATTCCCGCGGTGGCCTGGATTCCCCTGGCCATCCTGATGTTCCCCTCGTCGGAGCTGTCGATGGTGTTCATCACCTTCACCGGCGCGCTGTTCCCCATCCTGCTCAACACCATCCACGGCGTGGAGGGCGTCGATCCGCGTCTGATCGCCTCGGCGCGCAGCCTGGGGGCAGGGCGCCTGGCGATCCTGCGCGAGGTCATCCTGCCGGGCGCGGCGCCGAGCATCGTCACCGGCCTGGCCATCGGCATGGGCACCTCCTGGTTCTGCCTGGTCACCGCCGAGATGATCTCCGGCCAGTTCGGCATCGGTTACTACACCTGGGAGTCCTACACCATCCAGAACTACCCGGACATCCTCGTCGGCATGCTGCTGATCGGCCTGCTCGGCATGGCCAGCAGCGGCCTGGTCAAGCGCCTCGGTAGCCTGGCTACCCCCTGGTACCGCAGTGGAGCACCGCGATGA
- a CDS encoding DUF971 domain-containing protein, with protein sequence MNVPSALRSAADQLRLEWPDGQVTELSHIRLRAACPCSQCRAARLQGRIDTAPSEVRLRAINPQGYGVQLVFSDGHDRGIYPWSYLRGLA encoded by the coding sequence ATGAACGTACCCAGCGCCCTGCGCAGCGCCGCCGATCAGCTCCGCCTGGAGTGGCCGGACGGTCAGGTAACTGAGCTGAGTCACATCCGCCTACGCGCCGCTTGCCCCTGCTCGCAGTGTCGCGCTGCACGCCTGCAGGGGCGCATCGACACGGCGCCGAGCGAGGTGCGCCTGCGGGCTATCAATCCGCAGGGTTATGGAGTGCAACTGGTGTTTAGCGATGGCCATGACAGGGGCATCTACCCTTGGAGCTATTTGCGGGGGCTGGCTTGA
- a CDS encoding HEAT repeat domain-containing protein, with protein sequence MTLITDNPDILDLQPRLADIDAGVRRIALIELADLEDPDALPWLTQALGDDPAAEVRAEAARLLEAWEEPEVVAALCAALADTDEGVRAAAAQSLSELKSAEAGRVILPWAAHGEAFVRASALRALRELRLAEAAPLALGALHDSDAFVRREAVGILGWLKQTDALPALATLASRDPDTEVRRAATGALGLASDASVLPALRAALRDREWQVREEAATTLGKVGQAEAGPALIEALADGYWQVRLRAARALGKLRFVGALHPLVELLGHNISNLRKEAALALGELADPAALPALQAAENDGDPEVRKAVRIALGQLQGAVQ encoded by the coding sequence ATGACACTGATAACCGACAACCCGGACATCCTCGACCTGCAGCCTCGCCTGGCCGATATCGACGCCGGTGTGCGTCGCATCGCCCTGATCGAACTGGCCGACCTGGAAGATCCCGACGCCTTGCCCTGGCTGACACAGGCACTGGGCGACGACCCGGCCGCCGAGGTGCGCGCCGAGGCCGCGCGTCTGCTGGAGGCCTGGGAGGAGCCAGAGGTGGTGGCCGCCCTGTGCGCGGCCCTGGCCGATACCGATGAAGGCGTGCGCGCCGCCGCCGCGCAGAGCCTATCCGAGCTGAAAAGCGCCGAGGCGGGCAGGGTGATCCTGCCCTGGGCCGCCCATGGCGAAGCCTTCGTCCGTGCCAGCGCTTTGCGCGCGCTGCGCGAGCTGCGTCTGGCCGAGGCAGCGCCGCTGGCTCTGGGCGCGCTACACGACAGCGATGCCTTCGTCCGTCGCGAGGCGGTCGGCATCCTCGGCTGGCTCAAGCAGACCGACGCGCTGCCGGCTCTGGCCACCCTGGCCAGCCGCGACCCGGACACCGAGGTGCGCCGGGCCGCCACCGGCGCCCTGGGCCTGGCCAGCGACGCCAGCGTGCTGCCGGCCCTGCGCGCGGCATTGCGTGACCGCGAATGGCAGGTGCGCGAGGAGGCCGCCACTACCCTCGGCAAGGTCGGTCAGGCCGAGGCGGGCCCGGCGCTGATCGAGGCGTTGGCGGATGGCTACTGGCAGGTACGCCTGCGCGCGGCACGGGCTCTCGGCAAGCTGCGCTTCGTTGGCGCGCTGCACCCATTGGTCGAACTGCTCGGCCACAACATCAGCAACCTGCGCAAGGAGGCGGCCCTGGCCTTGGGCGAGCTGGCCGACCCGGCTGCATTGCCGGCGCTGCAAGCGGCGGAAAATGATGGAGACCCCGAGGTTCGCAAGGCCGTGCGCATTGCCCTTGGTCAGTTACAGGGTGCGGTGCAATGA